A single Mucilaginibacter inviolabilis DNA region contains:
- a CDS encoding M28 family peptidase gives MKQIYLWAISSAFALNACAQQNPTIVKYAKLITADDAKKHLSIIASDAFEGRETGKPGAEKAANYIAAEFKRLGLQAPVNGSYFLDVPLTENALRVTDFTVNGKAFTYAKDFYLIGTYPDNSLTANEIVFVGYGTESEIGNTDLTGKILLWVNEDKPEAGSTPNTSYRMTAIRTRIIKNLQNKKPLAILAANPGIAAALTRFGNSMTSPRLTIKKEGGASQNANAPVFQITINLADDLVKASGKTYDQLKTASASAVNQPLTVKTDIALKYHTEKKDVKAVDVLGYMPGTDLKDEVLVFSAHYDHIGLNLDPNAKDKVNNGADDDGSGTTGILEIARAFSQAKKDGHGPRRSILFLGNVGEEKGLLGSEYYSEHPVFPLANTITDLNIDMIGRVGEEYIGKPDSANYVYAIGSSMLSKELHEVGENANNTYTKLHLDYKYDDPNDPNRFYYRSDHYNFAKHGVPIIFYFNGVHADYHQPGDEVSKINFPLLAKRAQLVFYTGWDLANRDKRPFVDGKVSEETR, from the coding sequence ATGAAACAAATATACCTGTGGGCCATTTCATCGGCATTTGCTTTAAATGCCTGTGCCCAGCAAAACCCAACAATTGTAAAATACGCCAAGCTAATCACCGCTGATGATGCCAAAAAGCATTTGAGCATAATAGCATCTGATGCGTTTGAAGGCCGTGAAACCGGCAAACCCGGAGCTGAGAAAGCTGCGAATTATATTGCAGCAGAATTTAAAAGATTAGGCTTACAAGCCCCGGTAAACGGGTCTTATTTCCTGGATGTGCCGCTTACAGAAAATGCGCTTAGAGTAACGGATTTTACCGTAAACGGAAAAGCGTTTACCTATGCTAAAGACTTTTACCTCATTGGTACCTATCCTGATAATAGCCTGACCGCAAATGAAATCGTATTTGTGGGTTATGGAACCGAAAGTGAGATAGGTAATACCGATTTGACCGGGAAAATATTGCTTTGGGTAAATGAAGATAAACCGGAAGCGGGATCTACCCCCAATACAAGTTATCGCATGACGGCTATCCGTACCAGGATCATTAAAAATCTCCAAAACAAAAAGCCTTTGGCTATACTTGCCGCCAATCCAGGCATTGCTGCTGCCTTGACCCGTTTTGGTAACAGTATGACAAGTCCGCGTTTAACTATTAAAAAGGAAGGCGGCGCATCGCAAAACGCCAATGCCCCGGTATTTCAAATTACCATTAATCTGGCAGATGATCTGGTAAAGGCAAGTGGCAAAACTTATGATCAGTTAAAAACGGCCTCGGCTTCAGCTGTCAACCAACCTTTGACTGTAAAAACCGACATCGCCCTGAAATATCATACCGAAAAGAAGGATGTAAAAGCAGTTGATGTATTAGGATACATGCCGGGTACCGATCTTAAGGATGAGGTGTTGGTATTTTCGGCTCACTATGACCATATCGGTTTAAACCTGGATCCAAATGCTAAGGATAAGGTAAATAACGGTGCCGATGATGATGGCTCCGGTACTACCGGCATATTGGAAATTGCCCGTGCGTTTTCACAAGCTAAAAAGGACGGCCATGGCCCACGTCGTAGTATCCTGTTTTTAGGTAATGTTGGTGAAGAAAAAGGTTTATTGGGATCGGAATACTACTCTGAGCATCCGGTTTTCCCATTGGCTAATACGATTACCGATCTGAACATTGATATGATTGGTCGTGTGGGTGAAGAATATATAGGTAAACCTGACTCGGCTAATTATGTTTATGCCATAGGATCATCTATGCTGAGTAAAGAACTACATGAAGTTGGAGAGAATGCCAATAATACTTATACCAAGCTGCATTTGGATTATAAGTATGACGATCCAAACGATCCAAACCGGTTTTACTATCGCAGCGATCACTACAATTTTGCCAAACATGGCGTGCCTATTATATTTTACTTTAACGGAGTGCATGCCGATTATCACCAGCCTGGCGATGAAGTGAGCAAGATCAACTTTCCATTACTAGCTAAACGTGCGCAACTGGTATTTTATACTGGCTGGGATCTGGCGAACCGGGATAAACGCCC
- the rpiB gene encoding ribose 5-phosphate isomerase B encodes MKEGLKIAIGADHAGFDYKQALLETVTAAELKDFGTYSNASADYPDFAHPVASAVESGEFDLGILVCGSANGVAITANKHQGIRAAICWTVELAELARKHNDANIVCIPARFISIDEANKIVAAFLNTDFEGGRHATRVGKIAC; translated from the coding sequence ATGAAAGAAGGGCTAAAGATTGCCATTGGCGCCGACCACGCCGGCTTTGATTATAAACAGGCTTTGCTGGAAACCGTAACCGCAGCTGAGTTAAAAGATTTTGGCACCTATTCCAATGCCTCGGCAGATTATCCCGACTTTGCCCACCCCGTTGCCTCGGCAGTTGAAAGCGGTGAATTTGATCTGGGTATTTTGGTTTGCGGTAGTGCCAACGGCGTAGCCATTACGGCCAATAAACATCAGGGTATTCGCGCAGCCATCTGTTGGACAGTTGAACTGGCAGAACTGGCCCGGAAGCACAATGATGCCAATATTGTATGTATTCCTGCCCGCTTTATCAGCATTGATGAAGCCAATAAAATTGTAGCAGCTTTTCTGAATACAGATTTTGAGGGTGGCCGCCACGCCACGCGCGTAGGTAAAATTGCCTGTTGA
- the tatC gene encoding twin-arginine translocase subunit TatC translates to MSDNKLIKAIKDKGKTMEAEMSFFDHLEALRWHLVRASIAIVIFTAVVFYYYDWIFDTVIMGPSRPTFWTYRMLCNIGAALHRSGFCIDKINIHLLNTEMAGQFTLQINSALLIGITMGVPYLIWEIWRFVKPALHEKERKAATGFVFYACILFFLGVMFGYYVITPMSINFLSGYTVSTQIENKFTVDSYLSSVATLTLATGLVFQLPILVYILSNLGILTPKFMRETRRYAIVIILIIAAVVTPTPDMLTMTVVSIPLFILYEVSIVVAGLVEKRKIKRHEEVMS, encoded by the coding sequence ATGAGCGATAACAAACTAATTAAGGCCATCAAAGACAAAGGCAAAACGATGGAAGCAGAAATGTCTTTCTTCGATCATTTGGAGGCGCTGAGATGGCATTTAGTAAGGGCGTCAATAGCCATTGTAATATTTACCGCTGTAGTATTTTATTATTACGACTGGATTTTTGATACGGTGATCATGGGCCCAAGCAGGCCTACCTTCTGGACCTATCGTATGCTTTGTAATATTGGTGCAGCTTTACACCGCTCCGGATTTTGTATTGATAAAATCAATATACATCTTCTTAATACCGAAATGGCGGGCCAATTCACCTTACAGATCAATTCGGCGCTCCTTATAGGTATTACTATGGGGGTTCCTTACCTCATCTGGGAGATTTGGCGCTTTGTAAAGCCTGCCCTGCATGAAAAAGAACGTAAAGCCGCTACTGGATTTGTTTTTTACGCCTGTATACTGTTTTTCCTGGGTGTGATGTTTGGGTACTATGTTATTACCCCCATGTCTATTAATTTTTTATCAGGCTATACGGTCAGCACACAAATTGAGAATAAGTTCACAGTTGATTCTTATTTATCGTCGGTTGCTACCCTCACCCTGGCAACTGGTTTGGTATTTCAGTTACCCATTCTGGTTTACATATTATCAAACCTGGGTATCTTAACGCCTAAATTCATGCGTGAAACACGCAGGTACGCTATTGTGATCATCCTGATCATAGCAGCGGTGGTAACTCCAACACCTGATATGTTAACCATGACTGTAGTAAGTATCCCGTTATTTATACTTTACGAAGTAAGTATTGTAGTGGCAGGCTTGGTTGAGAAAAGAAAAATAAAACGCCACGAAGAAGTAATGTCATAA
- the accC gene encoding acetyl-CoA carboxylase biotin carboxylase subunit yields the protein MFKKILIANRGEIALRIIRTCKEMGIKTVAVYSTADRDSLHVRFADEAVCIGPPPSRDSYLSIPNLISAAELTNADAIHPGYGFLSENAKFSAICADYGIKFIGATAEQINQMGDKASAKDTMKKAGVPIVPGSDGLLTDVKQGISIANKIGYPIILKATAGGGGRGMRIVWKDEEFENAWDSARAESGAAFGNDGLYLEKYVQDPRHIEIQVVGDQYGKVCHLSERDCSIQRRHQKLVEESPSPFMTEKLRKKMGEAAIKGAKAVKYEGAGTVEFLVDKDRNFYFMEMNTRIQVEHPVTEEVINFDLIKEQIKVAAGIPISGKNYEPTMHAIECRINAEDPFNGFRPSPGRITNFHSPGGHGVRIDTHVYTGYVIPPNYDSMIAKVICVAQTRDEALSTMERALSEFVIEGVKTTIPFHLKLLQDPNFRAGNFTTKFMETFEF from the coding sequence ATGTTTAAAAAAATATTAATAGCTAACCGGGGTGAGATTGCCTTACGTATTATTCGTACCTGCAAAGAGATGGGTATAAAAACCGTAGCTGTATATTCAACTGCCGACCGTGATAGCCTTCATGTACGTTTTGCTGATGAGGCTGTTTGCATTGGCCCGCCACCAAGCCGTGATTCATACTTAAGTATCCCAAATCTTATTTCGGCGGCCGAGCTTACCAATGCCGATGCTATACATCCAGGCTATGGCTTCCTGTCTGAAAACGCTAAATTTTCGGCTATTTGTGCCGATTATGGCATCAAATTTATTGGCGCTACTGCCGAGCAGATCAACCAAATGGGTGATAAGGCATCAGCTAAAGACACCATGAAAAAAGCCGGTGTACCTATTGTACCTGGTTCAGACGGTTTGCTTACCGATGTAAAACAAGGTATTTCTATAGCCAACAAAATAGGTTATCCTATTATATTAAAAGCAACTGCCGGTGGCGGTGGCCGTGGTATGCGTATTGTTTGGAAAGATGAAGAGTTTGAAAATGCCTGGGATTCGGCCCGTGCCGAGTCTGGTGCTGCCTTTGGCAACGACGGTCTTTACCTGGAAAAATATGTACAGGATCCACGCCATATCGAGATACAGGTAGTGGGCGATCAGTATGGTAAAGTATGCCACCTTTCTGAACGCGATTGTTCAATTCAACGCCGTCACCAGAAACTGGTAGAGGAATCACCATCGCCATTCATGACCGAAAAACTGCGTAAGAAAATGGGGGAGGCTGCTATAAAAGGAGCCAAAGCCGTTAAATATGAAGGTGCCGGTACCGTAGAATTTTTGGTTGATAAAGACCGTAATTTCTACTTTATGGAAATGAACACCCGTATCCAGGTAGAGCACCCGGTTACAGAAGAAGTAATCAACTTTGACCTGATCAAAGAACAGATCAAAGTTGCGGCAGGCATCCCTATTTCGGGCAAAAACTACGAGCCAACCATGCATGCTATTGAGTGCCGTATCAATGCCGAGGATCCTTTTAATGGTTTCCGTCCATCACCAGGTAGAATAACCAATTTCCATTCACCTGGTGGCCACGGTGTGCGTATCGATACACATGTATATACCGGTTACGTGATCCCACCTAACTATGATTCGATGATAGCCAAAGTGATTTGCGTAGCGCAAACCCGTGATGAAGCACTGAGTACCATGGAGAGAGCATTAAGTGAATTTGTGATAGAAGGTGTAAAAACAACTATACCATTTCACCTTAAATTATTGCAGGATCCTAACTTCCGTGCTGGTAATTTCACCACCAAGTTTATGGAAACCTTTGAATTTTAA
- the accB gene encoding acetyl-CoA carboxylase biotin carboxyl carrier protein, whose protein sequence is MDIKQIQDLIRFVSKSGVNEVSIEQKDFKITIKTNEVQPQVIHASIPAQTAPVALPVAPVAQAAAPVATPATPAAEDTSKYLTIKSPMIGTFYRSASPDKPLFVNVGDEIKTGSVVCIIEAMKLFNEIESEISGRIVKVLVDNASPVEYDQPLFLVEPV, encoded by the coding sequence ATGGATATTAAACAAATTCAGGACCTTATTCGTTTTGTTTCAAAATCAGGCGTAAACGAAGTGTCAATTGAGCAAAAAGATTTTAAGATTACCATAAAAACCAATGAGGTACAACCGCAGGTTATTCATGCAAGTATCCCGGCACAAACTGCTCCGGTAGCATTACCGGTTGCTCCGGTTGCCCAGGCAGCAGCACCTGTGGCTACTCCTGCTACCCCGGCAGCGGAGGATACCTCAAAGTATCTTACTATCAAATCGCCAATGATCGGCACTTTTTACCGTTCGGCTAGTCCTGACAAGCCATTATTTGTAAATGTTGGCGATGAGATAAAAACAGGCAGTGTTGTTTGCATTATCGAAGCCATGAAACTTTTCAACGAGATCGAATCTGAAATTTCAGGTCGTATTGTCAAAGTATTGGTTGACAATGCATCTCCTGTTGAATACGATCAACCTTTATTTTTAGTAGAACCAGTTTAG
- a CDS encoding beta-ketoacyl-ACP synthase III has protein sequence MSKIHAAITAVHGYVPDYILTNQELETLVDTNDEWIVSRTGIKERRILKGEGLGTSDMAVPAVNGLLKKRGISAEEIDLVIFCTTTPDMPFPATANILANKIGAVNAWGFDLQAACSGFIFGLTTGAQFIENGKHKKVLVVGGDKMSSIINYEDRATCIIFGDGCGAVLLEPNTEGYGIMDSILKSDGSGAQYLHQKAGGSVKPATHETVEAREHFAYQEGPAVFKFAVTNMADVAHEVMERNSLVADDVAWLVPHQANKRIIDATASRTGLSADKVIINIERYGNTTNGTIPLCLWEWESKFKKGDNLILAAFGGGFTWGSIYLKWAY, from the coding sequence ATGAGTAAAATTCATGCTGCTATTACTGCTGTACATGGTTACGTTCCCGACTATATCCTTACCAACCAGGAGCTTGAAACTCTGGTTGATACCAACGATGAGTGGATTGTAAGCCGTACCGGCATTAAGGAGCGCCGTATACTTAAAGGCGAAGGCTTGGGTACATCTGATATGGCAGTTCCCGCGGTTAATGGCTTGTTAAAAAAACGGGGAATAAGTGCCGAGGAAATTGACCTGGTTATTTTTTGCACAACTACGCCCGATATGCCATTTCCGGCAACAGCAAACATCCTGGCCAACAAAATTGGCGCGGTGAATGCATGGGGTTTCGACCTTCAGGCAGCCTGTTCAGGTTTTATATTTGGCCTTACCACAGGTGCCCAGTTTATTGAAAATGGTAAACATAAAAAGGTACTGGTAGTTGGCGGCGATAAAATGTCGTCGATAATTAATTATGAGGATCGCGCCACCTGCATTATTTTTGGTGATGGTTGCGGCGCAGTGTTGCTTGAGCCTAATACCGAAGGCTATGGCATTATGGATTCTATCCTGAAAAGCGATGGCTCCGGGGCACAATATTTACATCAAAAGGCCGGAGGTTCTGTAAAACCAGCAACGCATGAAACCGTGGAGGCCCGTGAGCATTTTGCTTATCAGGAAGGTCCTGCAGTATTTAAATTTGCGGTAACCAACATGGCCGATGTGGCTCACGAAGTAATGGAGCGCAATAGCCTGGTGGCTGATGATGTTGCCTGGTTGGTGCCTCATCAGGCCAATAAGCGGATCATTGATGCTACAGCCAGCCGTACCGGGTTAAGTGCCGATAAGGTGATCATCAATATTGAACGTTATGGTAACACAACTAATGGAACAATACCATTATGTTTGTGGGAGTGGGAGAGCAAGTTTAAAAAAGGCGATAATCTTATTTTAGCGGCATTTGGAGGCGGATTTACCTGGGGTTCTATTTATTTAAAATGGGCTTATTAA
- the plsX gene encoding phosphate acyltransferase PlsX, translating into MKIGLDIMGGDFAPKAAVLGAIEAYKALSADQKLVLIGDKEIAATILQENNVSPDHFEFVHTTEVIGMGEHPTKAIVQKPDSSISVGFQLLKEGQIQAFSSAGNTGAMLVGAMFSVKTIPGVIRPAMTTIVPKLKGGLGILLDVGANADCKPDVLVQFGVLGSLLAQSVYDINNPRVALMNIGEEEEKGNILSQATYPLMKETSLFNFVGNVEGRDLFSETADVYVCDGFTGNVILKLAESFYVITRKKQLKDEFFDRFNYEQYGGSPILGVNAPVVVGHGISSPEAIKNMILLSKNMIESNLVDKIKQAFQ; encoded by the coding sequence ATGAAGATTGGCTTAGATATTATGGGCGGTGATTTTGCTCCCAAAGCAGCCGTTTTAGGGGCAATCGAAGCTTATAAGGCTTTATCTGCCGACCAAAAACTGGTGCTCATCGGGGATAAAGAAATTGCCGCCACTATTCTTCAGGAAAATAATGTGAGCCCGGATCACTTTGAGTTTGTACATACAACCGAAGTGATAGGTATGGGCGAACATCCTACAAAGGCGATTGTTCAAAAACCAGATTCGAGTATTTCGGTTGGGTTTCAATTGCTTAAGGAGGGACAGATACAGGCTTTTTCTTCAGCTGGTAATACCGGCGCCATGCTTGTTGGTGCCATGTTCAGCGTAAAAACCATTCCCGGCGTTATTCGTCCGGCTATGACCACTATTGTACCCAAACTTAAAGGAGGTTTGGGTATTTTGTTGGATGTAGGTGCCAATGCCGATTGTAAACCAGATGTTCTGGTGCAGTTTGGCGTGCTGGGCAGTTTACTCGCGCAGTCGGTATATGATATCAACAATCCGCGTGTAGCGTTAATGAACATCGGCGAAGAAGAAGAAAAAGGTAATATCCTGAGTCAGGCCACCTACCCTTTAATGAAAGAAACATCCCTGTTTAACTTTGTAGGTAACGTTGAAGGACGCGACCTGTTTAGTGAAACTGCTGATGTGTATGTATGTGATGGCTTTACCGGTAACGTCATATTAAAGCTGGCCGAATCGTTTTATGTGATAACACGAAAGAAACAGCTTAAAGATGAGTTTTTTGACCGGTTTAATTACGAACAATACGGTGGCAGCCCTATTCTGGGTGTAAATGCACCGGTAGTTGTAGGCCATGGCATCTCAAGTCCCGAAGCTATCAAAAACATGATCCTTTTATCAAAAAACATGATTGAGAGCAATCTGGTTGACAAAATTAAACAAGCTTTTCAGTAA
- the rpmF gene encoding 50S ribosomal protein L32 — protein sequence MPHPKRKISKSRRDKRRTHYKAEAPTLTTCQTTGAVHLPHRAYTVDGNVYYNGKLLIEKAAVA from the coding sequence ATGCCACATCCAAAACGTAAAATATCCAAATCAAGAAGAGATAAGCGTAGAACACACTACAAAGCTGAAGCTCCAACTTTAACTACCTGCCAAACTACAGGTGCCGTGCATTTACCGCACAGAGCTTATACTGTTGATGGTAACGTTTACTACAACGGTAAATTACTGATAGAGAAAGCAGCAGTAGCATAA
- a CDS encoding YceD family protein: MKSLRTYSIPFTGLKLGKHRFEYAVDDAFFDEFDYSLVKKANLQCLVELDKQETMLILDFHISGTVNTTCDRCLAEYPQPLDITEQQIAKFSDEVIDEDDEIITLNKNDHEINIAGLIYEYINVAMPFISVCGDEGNTSYCDKEMLEKLNNLSGNEGQNEQTDPRWDVLRKINK, translated from the coding sequence TTGAAATCGCTTAGAACATATTCGATTCCTTTTACAGGGCTTAAACTGGGAAAACACCGGTTTGAATACGCTGTTGACGATGCTTTTTTTGACGAGTTTGATTACTCGCTGGTAAAAAAAGCTAATCTGCAGTGCCTGGTAGAATTAGATAAGCAGGAAACCATGCTGATACTGGATTTCCACATCAGCGGAACTGTTAATACCACCTGCGACAGGTGCTTAGCCGAATATCCGCAACCGTTGGATATAACCGAGCAGCAGATTGCCAAGTTTAGCGACGAGGTGATTGATGAAGATGACGAGATCATCACCCTGAATAAAAATGATCATGAGATCAATATAGCAGGGTTAATATATGAATATATAAACGTTGCCATGCCATTTATATCGGTATGCGGCGATGAGGGTAACACCTCTTATTGTGATAAAGAGATGCTCGAAAAGTTAAATAACCTTTCGGGAAATGAAGGACAAAATGAGCAGACAGACCCGCGGTGGGATGTACTCAGAAAAATAAATAAATAA
- a CDS encoding DUF5009 domain-containing protein — translation MNDFFSRVRSIDAFRAVTMFLMIFVNDLDGIPNTPNWLKHAGENVDALGLADTIFPAFLFIVGLSIPFAFQNRLKKGDYKLLWRIATRSFALVFIGFYHANMETYNEVTTLLPKPVWESLVTFSFFFIFLDYSKDTSNLKRYILQGFGIALLLAMSILYKTSDPGHTWLHFTWWGILGLIGWAYLLCALIYYYSGGYLWIQAAAWIFFMFFNIDFHFGFLNFLAPLQKYVWIAGNGAMQAFTMSGVFVSVLYMRLKANNELKLLWAALFMIAIIMFNMGFIVRYFSGGISKARDTPSWVLICTGISLVMYAIFIYVVDFKHKYNWFKIIEPAGTNTFTCYIVPFLFYPIYEMSNLGYPEYLNQGTGGLIKCIIFAFVMVWLTGLLDKINIRLKI, via the coding sequence ATGAATGATTTTTTTAGTCGAGTCCGATCCATTGACGCTTTCCGTGCGGTAACAATGTTCCTGATGATATTTGTGAATGACCTCGACGGAATTCCAAATACACCAAATTGGCTCAAACATGCTGGCGAAAACGTTGATGCTTTAGGTTTAGCCGATACTATTTTTCCTGCGTTTTTATTTATCGTAGGTTTATCTATACCCTTTGCATTTCAAAACAGACTTAAAAAAGGTGATTATAAACTGCTGTGGCGCATTGCAACCCGTTCGTTCGCGTTGGTATTTATTGGCTTTTATCATGCCAATATGGAGACTTATAATGAAGTTACAACACTGCTGCCCAAGCCCGTTTGGGAAAGCCTGGTTACGTTTAGCTTTTTCTTTATATTTTTAGATTACAGTAAAGATACCTCCAATCTTAAACGGTACATATTACAGGGTTTCGGTATTGCGTTGCTCCTGGCCATGTCTATCCTCTATAAAACCAGCGATCCGGGCCATACCTGGCTGCATTTTACGTGGTGGGGTATCTTGGGGTTGATTGGCTGGGCATATCTGCTTTGTGCACTGATATATTATTATTCGGGCGGGTATTTATGGATCCAGGCAGCGGCATGGATATTCTTCATGTTCTTTAATATCGATTTCCACTTTGGTTTCCTTAACTTCCTGGCTCCACTACAGAAATATGTATGGATAGCCGGCAATGGGGCCATGCAGGCCTTTACCATGTCTGGTGTGTTTGTATCTGTGCTGTATATGCGGCTTAAGGCTAATAATGAGCTTAAACTGTTATGGGCTGCCTTGTTCATGATCGCTATCATTATGTTTAACATGGGCTTTATTGTACGATACTTTAGTGGTGGTATCTCCAAGGCTCGTGATACCCCTTCATGGGTGCTCATTTGTACAGGTATTAGCTTGGTGATGTATGCAATTTTTATTTACGTGGTTGATTTTAAACATAAATACAACTGGTTCAAGATCATTGAACCAGCCGGTACCAATACATTTACCTGTTATATTGTACCTTTTTTGTTTTACCCCATATATGAAATGAGCAACCTGGGCTATCCCGAATATCTGAATCAGGGAACCGGCGGATTAATTAAGTGTATCATATTTGCATTTGTAATGGTTTGGCTTACAGGATTGCTTGATAAGATCAATATCCGGCTTAAAATATAG
- the pdxA gene encoding 4-hydroxythreonine-4-phosphate dehydrogenase PdxA — MSDKIKVGISIGDVNGIGLEIIIKTLADARIYDYCTPIVYGHTKVASFHRRATQVNELNFHVINDPSQSQSKKPNMINCWEEDVKIEMGQVTEAGGKYAFISLERATFDLKEGYIDALITAPINKDNIQSDQFNFPGHTEYLQQRDGAAESLMFLVSDTLRVGVVTGHIPISKVSESINGEKILAKLKLMNHSLQNDFWIRKPKIAVLGLNPHASDNGLIGSEEKEVIIPAIEEARNNDILAFGPYSADGFFANGTYLQFDAVLAMYHDQGLIPFKQIAFESGVNFTAGLNFVRTSPDHGTAYDIAGKNQASEISFREALFTAIHIVKHRRETLELNENPLVFTKLSRDRD, encoded by the coding sequence ATGAGCGATAAAATTAAAGTAGGGATAAGCATAGGTGATGTAAATGGCATTGGATTAGAAATAATTATAAAAACACTGGCAGACGCCCGCATTTATGATTATTGTACCCCCATTGTTTACGGGCATACTAAGGTAGCTTCGTTTCATCGTCGTGCAACCCAGGTTAATGAGCTTAATTTTCATGTTATTAATGATCCGTCGCAATCGCAATCCAAAAAGCCCAACATGATCAATTGCTGGGAAGAGGATGTGAAAATTGAAATGGGCCAGGTTACCGAGGCCGGTGGAAAATACGCCTTTATCTCTTTGGAGCGCGCCACTTTTGATCTGAAGGAAGGTTATATTGATGCCCTGATCACAGCGCCTATCAATAAAGACAACATACAAAGCGACCAGTTTAATTTTCCGGGTCATACCGAATATTTACAACAGCGCGATGGCGCAGCTGAATCGCTGATGTTCCTGGTGAGCGATACCCTGCGGGTTGGTGTTGTAACCGGACATATTCCTATCAGCAAGGTATCTGAAAGTATTAACGGCGAAAAAATACTGGCCAAGCTTAAGCTGATGAACCATAGCCTGCAAAATGATTTCTGGATACGCAAACCCAAAATAGCAGTGCTGGGCCTTAACCCACATGCCAGCGATAACGGACTGATTGGCAGCGAAGAAAAAGAAGTGATTATCCCGGCCATTGAAGAGGCCCGTAATAATGATATACTGGCATTTGGCCCATACTCGGCCGACGGTTTTTTTGCCAATGGAACTTATTTGCAATTTGATGCGGTGCTGGCTATGTATCACGACCAGGGACTTATTCCTTTTAAGCAAATAGCTTTTGAATCGGGAGTTAACTTTACCGCAGGCTTAAACTTTGTACGCACTTCGCCCGATCATGGTACCGCTTATGATATTGCGGGTAAAAACCAGGCTTCGGAAATATCATTCCGCGAGGCGCTGTTTACAGCTATACATATTGTAAAACATCGCCGCGAAACCTTGGAGTTGAATGAAAATCCGCTGGTATTTACCAAACTGAGTCGTGACAGGGACTAA
- the rsmA gene encoding 16S rRNA (adenine(1518)-N(6)/adenine(1519)-N(6))-dimethyltransferase RsmA — MTLVRAKKHLGQHFLTDKNIAAKIVDSLKPDGRYQHVLEVGPGMGILSDFLLQKTEYEVSLIDIDEESYQFLQKKYPQLGNRLINADFLEMDFKGVFQGPLAIIGNFPYNISSQILFKVLDNRQQVVEVVGMFQKEVAERCTAKAGSKEYGILSVFLQAYYKVEYLFTVKAGVFNPPPKVLSAVIRLTRNSAEALDCDEKLFWQIVKAGFNQRRKTLRNAISSLINKEQMAGNTTLDLRAERLTVADFVKLTNEVAAGRNHQ; from the coding sequence ATGACGTTGGTAAGGGCAAAAAAACATTTAGGGCAACATTTTCTGACAGATAAAAATATCGCAGCTAAAATTGTGGACAGCCTGAAACCAGATGGCCGTTACCAACACGTACTGGAAGTTGGCCCGGGGATGGGTATCCTGTCCGACTTTTTATTGCAGAAGACCGAGTATGAAGTGTCTCTAATCGATATTGATGAGGAATCATACCAGTTTCTACAAAAAAAATACCCTCAACTCGGCAACCGCCTCATTAATGCCGACTTTCTGGAGATGGATTTTAAAGGCGTATTCCAGGGTCCGCTGGCTATTATTGGCAATTTCCCCTATAATATATCCTCCCAGATATTATTTAAAGTGCTCGACAACCGCCAGCAGGTAGTGGAAGTAGTTGGCATGTTTCAGAAGGAAGTGGCCGAACGTTGTACTGCCAAGGCCGGTAGTAAGGAATATGGCATCCTGAGCGTGTTTTTGCAGGCCTATTATAAGGTAGAATACCTGTTTACCGTAAAAGCGGGGGTGTTTAATCCGCCGCCCAAGGTACTTTCGGCAGTAATCAGGCTGACGCGGAATAGCGCAGAAGCACTGGACTGCGACGAAAAACTATTCTGGCAAATTGTAAAAGCCGGTTTTAACCAACGCCGTAAAACCCTGCGTAATGCCATATCATCATTGATCAATAAAGAACAGATGGCAGGCAATACCACCCTCGATCTGCGGGCCGAACGCCTCACCGTTGCCGATTTTGTAAAACTAACCAACGAAGTAGCTGCAGGTCGAAACCATCAATAA